Genomic DNA from Penaeus monodon isolate SGIC_2016 chromosome 40, NSTDA_Pmon_1, whole genome shotgun sequence:
catcatcatcatcatcatcatcatcatcatcatcatcatcatcatcatcatcatatgtgaCAACCCACTGAACTTGAGTCGCAACCCGTACTTTAAATTAATGCAAGGGCTACTTAGACCATGCTTTAAGGAGACCCTGAGTGCTTTTCTCAGTAATGAAGACCGAAGGCTCAAAGCATTTATTGAGAATATCGACTACAACTAAACGATATTACAAAGCAATCAAGAATcaactcattattattaccctcccTGTCATGAGAAGGACAATAGTGTCAAAAGTTCAAGACATGATTCAATATCCGGTGATATATTTCCTTtcataaaactctctctctctctctctctctctctctctctctctctccctccctcctcctcctctctccccctcgtctctctctctctcctctctctctctctctcactctcctctcctctctcctccccctcctcttccttctctcttcctctctctcccttttctctctctctctccctctctctccttctctcctctccttctctccccttccctttctctctcctctccttctttctttctctctctctctcctctctcctccctcactctctctcgtcctctctcttctcttcctctctcccccccctctctctctcccctctctctctctcccctcttctctctcttctctatctctctctcttctctctctctccccctctctctctctctctttcctccctctctctctctctctctctctctctctctctctctgctccctccctctccctctctcctctctctctctctctcgtctctctctcttccccccctctctcccctctcctcctttctccccctctttccttcctcttctctcctcctctctctctctctcctctctctctctctgtgttcgtcttgtcgtgtgtgtgtttctgtgtgtatgtctgtctgtgtctctctgtcttgtgcttgtctgttgtctctctgtgttgtgtgtgtgtgtgtgtgtgtgttatatgtgtgtgtgtgtgtgtgtgtgtgtgtgtgtgtgtgtgtgtgtgtgtgtgtgtgtgtgttctcaaaatatgtataatatattgaatcAGTATGCTTCTAATCagtcaataacaataaccaatacAACTATTTAGAAAATTTAAATCACCGATTCACTTATCtaaataactacacacacacacgcacgcacacacacacacacacacacacacacacacacaccacacgaccccTCACAACTcaaaaactctctcacacacacactcgtcagctaacacaaagatgaaatatataacaGTTTCCCCTTTGATAACCGCTTCCTGATTTCTTTAAGGAATGGCCTTGCCTTTCCCACCCGCTTCTCGCATGACTTCGACTTGTACACGTTTTGCATTTGGCATCACTCAAATCCAATGGCGTGTAGCATAATATAACACTGAAATGACCACGTAATGCCATATATATTTAGTCAAAGTTAACGCATCGATGTAATTAGTCAAATGCACGGGTAAGAAAATCGTCCAAAACCAGACTTTTTTGCAGGTGAACTAATTAATTTGGAAAGGACGAAGCAATGTGAGATGGACGTCGCTCCCTCCGCGCTGGAGACTTCAACTTCCAGTAGACGTTTCTCAGCTCATACGTTTGGATGTGATACTGCGTCTAGTCTCAGTTAACTATATTATAGGCGTCTTGGAGCTCATTTGTGTGCAAAAAATGGATACAAGAAGATTAACGCAATATGTAATCTGCGTATGTGTGATACTAACAACGGTGACTTTAGCACAAGGTATGTTGAATTAGTGGACAGTCTGGTGAGGTCTTTGTGGGTGCTCTACTTTTAAATGTCAAATATTCTGGAATGCTTGTTGGCTGTGTGAGAGAGGTATGGGGAATTTGGTTtagattttaataatacacattttttccagaataaaaccaaaaatataaaagcatGCATTTCGTAAAGGATTTCACTTTCACTGcaatatatacgtaaaaaaaaaaaaatcccccgggaAGTGAAAGCTTCAGATGTACCGTTATAGTCATGCGTCTTCATTGGCTTGCGAAGACCGTACATATCCAGATTACACTTTATGAATAGAAATTTCAGATGGCACAGGAAATGCTCAGGCCGACATTGTTTCGAGTTTCCAAAGACAAAGTAGtgagatagacaaagaaataagttatatatccactctttatctgttttatttatttatttttatatttagttaaatttaattaattaattatgattattattattatttttatcacaatgCTTTATTCTCAGCTTCGAGAATAcctatatgcatgtgtttgtgggtgtgggtgtggatgggtgcgtgtgcgtggaaGCATGCGTATTTGTTTGTgggagtgagtgtgggtgtgggtaggtACGTgtccatatgcatgtatgtgtacatctaAAATTATACCATAGCAATTCCAGTCCCCTGAGGACAGTATTCCAATattacttcattttcatttctgcaCTGATTTAAAGACAGCTGAGCATAACATCTGTGATTGTGATAGAAAGAAGTTTGCTGTATTTGTTCATTTTGACAGTAATCTGTCCTTAACACTTTTAAAgattaatagttaaaacaaataaatgtgctatgCATCAAGGTTATATTGCACCCCTAACACTTTTAATATCTACACTACATGTTCTGTACTGCACAGTGCACACTGAGTTAAAACCAGTTTGAAAATTTGCGGTATAATTTCTACAATTTAGTTATTTAACTTACATGTGATTCAGTTTCCTTCTATGTTTATGCATCTGTGAAACAGATGCACATAAACTTGTATTTCTAGACAAACAAGAATAATCAACTTATTTTCACAGGTCAGATAAAGCGCTGCTTTGCGTGCAGGTCTCGAGGTGCACTTGGAGACTGCAAAGATCCTTTTAGATTTAACTCAACACATCTGGTGCCTGGAGTAAAAGACGAGCCATGTGCCTCGGGTTGGTGTTCTAAGAGgattgaaggaaagaaagatggaaaaggtgGGTGCTGACCTccatttatgtaaatgtaaatacttTTCTTGTGActagagatgtgtatatacacacatgcacaccattcTTAGGAATGAaacttatttatgattttttttttacatgacatGTTATATTTAGTATGCCATATATTTTCTCCATGTAGATCATGATCTTGCAATTGAACGACAGTGTCTCCAGCGGTCTCCACCAGACGATAAAGAAAGATGTTCAGAAGCTTTAGTTGGTCATAGAAAGGTAAGAATCATAGTACAATAAGTGTGATATAACTACATATTCTTCAGATGTTATGTCAGTAAAtgctattatataatgtatgtaattaatatacACTTTGTCTTTTcagatatttatatgtttttgctATGGAGATTTGTGCAACTCTGCTTCAGGAATCAAGCCTTCCTTTTTGTTGCTGTTCATACCTCTAGCATTTCAGATGCTATCTAGTCGGTTCTGACATGGTGCTTTGGATATCTGAACTGTTGCTTGTTGACATTTATAGGAGTTTTATGTAAaagttgtttaaatatttttgcattgTCATAGGTTCTTGACAGAAATCTCTTGAGTTAAGGAATGTCCTTTCCTTGTTTATTATTTCTGACTTATCAATAttcaaaatgtataataattaaaggaaagagaaatatggTGATGACTTGCCAAAAAAGTATACTGCATTTTGATTTGAAtagtaaatatgattatatttattgttgataTAGTCTTTTGTTGATAGTGTATAAAATGAGGACAATTTAACATTATCTGTAAaggatacacaaacatataaactaAAGGCTagtaattgtgtatgtatatattttcttgcaCATttaggattaatatatattttaatactcaaactggtagataatatatctatattccattgaatttcataatcattttgaCTGCTTGGTATTGGTGTCCattacatttttatgttttacttGACATGTCACAGTATGTGGAAACATATATGAATTCACCTGTGCCTAAGATAAACGTGGTACACTTGCGTTTTAGATAGCCATATACAATTGCTTGACACACAGTATTAGGGTACAATGTCTGTAATACTTAAATACTGTAGCAATGCATttccatattttaataaaaaggttATTACTAAAATTTGACTAAGCTTATTTTTGCTGATTATATTCCTCCTGTATCATTATGCATGAACATTGATATACAcactagattaatatataaagtactgtatattctgtaatttttaaaagttacaaGGTGATGTTTGATATTAGTTAAAATCCTTTGATGGAGTGATTACGAAAGATGGacttaagatgaaaaaaaaaaaagcttaattttgctaaatattgcaggaatgAAATGGTTCCATGCTAAgcaaaattgtaaaaaagaacATTGCATGataatacttttattaaaaaaaaaaaaagtatatatcaatatacttatatatatcaataaagtgATATGCAAAGTAAAACATTTTGTGTTATTGAAGCTGCCTTAAAgtttgcaaaaaacaaacaaaaaaacaccaccaccttattgtaattattttactgtactcaAAGTTGTGTTTCTAgcctttttattcatatatcaaaatattaaattattttcctctttccaaaattaaatggtaaacaaataaaatcattaataattattatattttgtaatatatttacatatctcttAATGCAGGCATAATGCTTTGTGTTATTCTAGTACACTATTAACAACTGTTATTTAATAAATAGGTTCAAATAATTTCTGAACATGCCTAACATGAAAGTAGGATGAAATGAAAGAATATCTTGAATTTCCACATTTATTTTCTTGTAAATAAGAACATATGTACAAATTATGTACACATTCACAGCCAATCATGCACAAATAAATTATTTGTGCAGTGATTGTACTTACAGCACCAGATGAGTGACAATGATGAACCAAAGATGAACATCAAACACAGGTACCATCAATTAAAGACACCATTTTGCCTTGCATTCACCATCCTAACTTCCTTCTCTTCTGGTGAAAATGGAGTTCTTGCAAGCAGATTTCTCCACTGCAATCATCTGGTTGGCAGTCACCATGAGCACTGTTCGTTGCCTCAAATGCCAAATGTTGCATCAACAGCCATGGAAGTTGTCATTCTTTGCAGTAGGACAAAGTTTATCATATTCACAAGCACAACTCCTCTCAAGGTTAGAACCACAAGGTTGCATTTCTGGTTATATGAATCACATTCTAAATATTTTACTGTCCAATAACAAAAACTAAGTCACAAGAGTGAGGACCAAACTTGTAAATTTCCATGAACATGCAGTGCCCAGAAAACACCAGAAAGCTAAACTAAATGAATTTTGCATAGTCTGTTTACTTGATAAAACCTAGAAGGCATGTGAAACATGGTGAAGGGCTTGAATGCAAAAACTCTTTTTAAGACAAAACAAAATTCCttatgaaattagaaaaaaaattctaaatagcTGTAAACACTTTAAACTAGAAACCAACagtaaacaatggaaaaaaaaggaaaaaagtatgaaattgccaaaaacaaaaatgatctaGACTGAATTTAAGGGCCAATAAATTAATCTAGTGACTGAGAAATTTGTGAGTGTATACAGTCATCCAAAAGATGGGTGTCGTTGTCTAATACATCTTACCCTACATCGCTaccgtcaccatcaccaacaGCGCCACCTGCAATAATGAAGTCAAAACACATTTTTCATAGTATGAACAAATACAATGAAGGATCTCTGAAATGTGCATCATGTAAAACCCCACTAAAGTCTAAACTAACTATAAAAAAGATACATTAACAGAGTTTATAGGAATTGTTCATctttttaaatcataattaaaTATCAGTAATTAAAAGCTGAAACTCTGAAAAACtcacttttatcttattttctatacTCTCCTTTACTTAATAATGACAATTTtctaaaaggaagaagggaaaaaaacaaacaaactataccTTACTGGTCAGAAgctttcttaaatattttcatatcactATTTGGACTTGAATAAGCTCTTACACTGATATCTTTGGTAAATGACCTATAAAATAGGTATCTATGTGTTAATTATACTCTGAAGTATTAGTCTCACCTATTTGGAATTTAATCTGCTATTCAAGACCATAACCCTTTATAGATGCTAATTGTCTTGAAATATCCCTTATCACAAACAGCAGAAAAAACAGACTCTTTCCTTCACATTGAGCACATGTTATAAATTTTGCTTAACTTTGtaatccctctctcccacttggACTCTGTTTCTCCATCcaattctttacacacacacacaaacaaatatgtgtacatatatatgtatacatacatatacacaatatgtatattttacacttacacttacacacacacacacactcttacacacactcttacacacactcttacacacactcttacacacactcttacacacactcttacacacactcttacacacacacttacacacacacacacacacacacacacacacacacacacacagagtcatagAAATGACTATTCTacagggaaaaacaaacaaacttatgtGCTTATGATAGCAAATACTATTTTTTGTTAAATACCTTTAAATCAAATGGATGATATttacttcaacaacaacaaaaaatttatataataataacttaatccTGAAAGACAGTGATCACTTACTGAAGTTATTAATTAATTTCAagacttttttatcatcaaaacttCATGATTATGTAAACTTTCAAGTCAAGAGTAATTAATTAACCTAAATCAGACAAATCATGTGATGCACTAACCTGCCAGCGATGACTTTTTAATTCCCTGGAAAAAATTGAAAGCCTATTTTTCATCTAATAAATTAGAAGCAAAGGAAATATACCCAATGCACAAAAATTATGAATGGGTAGTATTGAACATAAGAAAATTATTCTGTTTACACAATGTATACCACAGAAGAGTATGACCTGGGAAACAGCAAAATCCCAACATTGTTTCACACAAAGCTACACAAATCTTCAAATCTGAATTTGAATTTATGAAAAATAGCTATACCACTGTGCCTGTCTAAAGTCAACCTTGTAAACATTGATACATCAAACAGaaccagaataataaaaaaaatttacaatgctTCTTGTATAATGGACCTATTGGCATTTATTTGCATTACTTTTTGCACCACTTTGTAGTTAAAAAGAAACAATCCTTTACAAACACTGAAACACCTGGGTATACATTATAAAACCTCTTTGTGATAACATGACTAATTCTCAGTGTACACTAGTATTCAATAAGTTACAGAGTGAATTTTCCAGCTCTCACACTAATTTCTGGGTGGACCTCATACTGAGCTGAAAAGCTGCATCAATTATGTAACATTATCAAAAATCAATTACAACTATCATTAACTCACAGTTGgcaaatgagaataaatatcacTAACAATTGAACTCATTTAACCCTTCTCACCACCTAAAAAATTTCCAGATGTTTAATTTTTatcaacataaaataaatttcagtTACAAGCAAATATGACATATCATAATGTCATATTTCTTGAAAAGAAATTCAGTAAATACTAATGGCTCAGTACCCTATAATATGCAGACAGATATACTATGAATGCACCACATCTGTCAGATCACAAATTAGCATGTCCTTAAATAGTTACcactcattatcattcataatcaCAGACAATCACTCTTTCCCAATAATTGTACTTCATTCCTATCTAGCCATGTGAAGACACATATTTCATACAGCGCAAATGTAGTATCTGCTGTGCAAGTATTACTGAAAGACAACTGCACAATGAAAACACCTGAGTTGAACACCAATGAAAATAACTATTAAGAATCTAAACAAGATTTCCCATCCACTTCCTAGTAATACTATTTAAAGTAGTATGTACAAAATATTGCCCCCAAAATATCAATGGTCAAATACAAAAAGAGCAAGAAGGTATGACAAGTACACTCAAACAATggtgagggggaaagaaaggacagacagaggaagagaggaaggtaaaaCATACACCTCTTCATAATAATGTATGGTATTCtgttaaaaaatagatagataaatacataaacaaagtaaaaaaaacagagCTTCTGATATGGCTAAATGACTGGACAAGAATAGCAGCAACTTACAAAAGATAACCTTAGTAAAAATGAGCTTTTCTTCTCCAATCATTACTGGCCACATCTCCCTCTTTGTATGCCTAAGGCAAACAATTAAAGCAATCACAATACAATTTACTAATTTACTTTAAAcattatggaaaaaaagaaacaaagaaagaagtaaCAAAATTTAATCTATTACTAAGAAATCACTAATATTCCTCATATCATAAAACAACAcattgaaaacaaagaaaaaattctgtcaaatttatgataatataaaataatgtcaaTCAGCAAAAGAAAACTCTTTATGGACCTTCTTTCCCTGCATATATAACCTACAGCAAACATGAGTGCCTTTGTATTTTTAAGGGAAACAAGTTTCCCAATTTATCTCATCTGAACATTACCTAGttgaaattgagagaaaaaaaaatcatcttcatTCACAAACTGCACTCAGTACATCTGAAATTAATAGTCATATGGCACTTGTTCTTCAAATAAGTCCAAGGTTTTATTTGCTGACAGGAGACCTAATATTTAATACTTTACTACACAATGATTTCAGCTCAAAGCATTCTCATTTGGATATTTACGGTATGGATATTGGGAAaccttttttctggatttttgcCATTTCATCCAGTGCATATGTATCTGAGAATAAGAACTGCTTTATTCATTgtttaaagggataaaaaataaattaatatagatgCATGGTAATGAGGGcaaaagggtaaaggggaagagggtagagTGAAGAgtgcaaagggaaaagaaaaaggagaggggagatgaggaactagagaaagaataaaacagaCTGTAAGAAAAGTATTAAACAAAGAATGAGGAATGAGGAaagcagggaaaggaaaagggaagtatACAGGAAGATTGAGTAAAATAAAAACTGGCaaggagagaaaagtggagggagaaaggat
This window encodes:
- the LOC119597810 gene encoding uncharacterized protein LOC119597810: MDTRRLTQYVICVCVILTTVTLAQGQIKRCFACRSRGALGDCKDPFRFNSTHLVPGVKDEPCASGWCSKRIEGKKDGKDHDLAIERQCLQRSPPDDKERCSEALVGHRKIFICFCYGDLCNSASGIKPSFLLLFIPLAFQMLSSRF